One genomic segment of Dysosmobacter sp. Marseille-Q4140 includes these proteins:
- a CDS encoding MMPL family transporter — protein sequence MIFSVFSQGWVQVENDITAYLPDDTETRQGLSIMEDELTTYGTARVVVSHTSGELAERLADRMGQIEGVTSAVVGSGLPGGEDDEEDLSDYIRGSDVLISVTFDGEAEDEISLTAMDELKALLEPYDAYISSDVGNDAAGNLASEMQVILVIAFIVIVLVLLFTSRSYAELPVLMLTFGSAALLNMGTNFIFGTISFVSNSVTVVLQLALAIDYAIILLHRFTEERERLGEDRAACIAALSYSIPAISSSSLTTISGLAAMMFMQFGLGFDMGLVLIKAICFSMLSVFTLMPGLLMLFSNAIRKTQHRSFVPHIDKWGSLVVKLRYIGVPVFALLLAAGFVLSQKCPYVYGYSELVTTKQNENQIAEQRVNETFGAQNIMALLVPKGDYESEKALLRHLEQYDEVDYAMGLSNIEALDGYTLTDKLTPRQFAEMTDMDYEIIELLYTAYAARDDELGKAVSGVDTYAVPLMDMFFFLHDQVDEGFVTLDEETEADINDLYEALTEAQAQMLGDNYTRMILNLNLPEEGEETFAFLQTIHREAERYYPARQVYLVGNSTSDYDLSASFERDNILISVLSAVFVILVLLFTFQSVGLPILLICVIQGSIWINFSFPTVFDEPIFFMGYLVVTSIQMGANIDYAIVISSRYGEMKELMPPRKAIIKALDLAFPTVLTSGTILTVAAYLIGKLSSEPAIVGIGENLSRGTLISIILVMFVLPQILLLGDLIVEKTRFNIKVPEVTRTVTGTVYVNGRIRGRVNGIVDATVHGIIRGDVSAVLDTGNISPAPEPDRLPAGTEETGKEADGHDQK from the coding sequence ATGATCTTCTCCGTGTTTTCTCAGGGCTGGGTCCAAGTGGAGAACGACATCACCGCGTACCTGCCCGATGACACCGAGACCCGACAGGGACTGTCCATTATGGAAGATGAGCTGACCACCTACGGAACGGCCCGCGTCGTGGTCTCCCACACGTCCGGAGAACTGGCGGAGCGGCTGGCGGACCGGATGGGGCAGATCGAGGGCGTCACCTCCGCCGTCGTGGGCTCCGGCCTGCCCGGCGGGGAGGACGATGAGGAGGACCTCTCCGACTACATCCGCGGCTCCGATGTGCTGATCAGTGTTACCTTTGACGGCGAGGCGGAGGACGAGATCAGTCTGACCGCCATGGATGAACTCAAAGCCCTGCTGGAACCCTACGACGCCTACATCAGCAGCGACGTGGGCAACGACGCCGCCGGGAACCTGGCCTCGGAGATGCAGGTCATCCTGGTCATCGCCTTCATCGTCATCGTACTGGTGCTGCTGTTCACCTCCCGGTCCTACGCGGAGCTGCCGGTGCTGATGCTGACCTTCGGCTCGGCCGCTCTTTTGAACATGGGCACCAACTTCATCTTCGGCACCATCTCCTTTGTCTCCAACTCGGTGACGGTGGTGCTGCAGCTGGCTCTCGCCATCGACTACGCCATCATCCTGCTCCACCGCTTTACCGAGGAGCGGGAGCGGCTGGGGGAGGACCGGGCGGCCTGCATCGCCGCGCTGTCCTACTCCATCCCCGCCATCTCCTCCAGCTCCCTGACCACCATCTCCGGCCTGGCCGCCATGATGTTCATGCAGTTCGGCCTGGGCTTCGACATGGGCCTGGTGCTCATCAAGGCCATCTGCTTCAGCATGCTCTCCGTGTTCACATTGATGCCGGGCCTGCTGATGCTGTTCTCCAATGCCATCCGCAAGACCCAGCACCGCAGCTTCGTCCCCCACATCGACAAGTGGGGCAGCCTGGTGGTGAAGCTCCGCTACATCGGGGTGCCGGTCTTTGCGCTGCTGCTGGCGGCGGGTTTCGTGCTGTCCCAGAAGTGCCCCTACGTCTACGGCTACTCGGAGCTGGTGACCACCAAGCAGAACGAGAACCAGATCGCCGAGCAGCGGGTCAACGAGACCTTCGGCGCCCAGAACATCATGGCCCTGCTGGTGCCAAAGGGGGACTACGAGAGCGAGAAGGCGCTGCTGCGCCATCTGGAGCAGTACGACGAGGTGGACTACGCCATGGGCCTTTCCAACATCGAGGCCCTGGACGGCTACACTCTCACCGACAAGCTTACGCCCCGCCAGTTTGCCGAGATGACCGATATGGACTATGAGATCATCGAGCTTTTGTACACCGCCTACGCCGCCAGGGATGACGAGCTGGGCAAGGCGGTCAGCGGCGTGGACACCTACGCGGTGCCCCTGATGGATATGTTCTTTTTCCTCCACGACCAGGTGGACGAGGGCTTCGTCACCCTGGACGAGGAGACGGAGGCCGACATCAACGACCTCTATGAGGCCCTCACCGAAGCCCAGGCCCAGATGCTGGGCGACAACTACACCCGCATGATCCTGAACCTGAACCTTCCCGAGGAGGGGGAGGAGACTTTTGCCTTCCTCCAGACCATCCACCGGGAGGCAGAGCGGTACTACCCGGCCCGCCAGGTCTATCTGGTGGGCAACTCCACCAGCGACTATGATCTGTCCGCCTCCTTTGAGCGGGACAACATTCTCATCAGCGTGCTGTCGGCGGTGTTTGTCATTCTGGTGCTGCTGTTCACCTTCCAGTCGGTGGGTCTGCCGATCCTGCTGATCTGCGTCATTCAGGGCAGTATCTGGATCAATTTCTCCTTCCCCACCGTCTTTGACGAGCCCATCTTCTTCATGGGCTACCTGGTGGTCACCTCCATCCAGATGGGCGCCAACATCGACTACGCCATCGTCATCTCCTCCCGGTACGGCGAGATGAAGGAACTCATGCCGCCCAGAAAGGCCATCATCAAGGCCCTGGACCTGGCCTTCCCCACGGTGCTGACCTCCGGCACCATCCTGACCGTGGCGGCCTACCTGATCGGCAAGCTCTCCTCGGAGCCCGCCATCGTGGGCATCGGCGAGAACCTGAGCCGGGGCACCCTCATCTCCATCATCCTGGTCATGTTCGTCCTGCCCCAGATCCTGCTGCTGGGCGACCTGATCGTGGAAAAGACCCGGTTCAACATCAAGGTCCCGGAGGTGACCCGCACGGTCACCGGCACGGTCTACGTCAACGGCCGCATCCGGGGCCGGGTCAACGGCATCGTGGACGCCACTGTCCACGGCATCATCCGCGGCGACGTGTCCGCGGTACTGGACACCGGCAACATCAGTCCGGCGCCGGAGCCCGACCGGCTGCCGGCCGGCACGGAAGAGACGGGAAAGGAGGCGGACGGACATGACCAGAAATAA